One Panicum virgatum strain AP13 chromosome 9K, P.virgatum_v5, whole genome shotgun sequence genomic region harbors:
- the LOC120649580 gene encoding proline-rich receptor-like protein kinase PERK4 isoform X2, with protein sequence MSSNSSTSPPAAPSPTKSRLAPSAAPPPSADSPSPPSPPVASSSPAPPERSGSLPPPPPPRSRGSAISPAKTHSPSPPPPPPEQSSRGSHGGGSPPPPPVSTHRGGPTMVEVVFAAAGAAALLVILIAACVCCSRRTAPRRRKRPHNPMHYYADTSSAYKGSSTYYTTSGPQQQWQSDAGQATPMSSFGPPGGGWHAPPPDMTSGVYSSSPRPPPSPHEALGLGKGTFTYEQLAAATANFSPANLLGQGGFGYVHKGVLPGGRVVAVKQLKSGSGQGEREFQAEVDIISRVHHRHLVSLVGYCIAGARRMLVYEFVPNRTLEFHLHGKGQPVMECPTRLRIALGAAKGLAYLHEDCHPRIIHRDIKSANILLDNNFEAMVADFGLAKLTSDSSTHVSTRVMGTFGYLAPEYASSGKLTEKSDVFSYGVMLLELLTGRRPVDGGTAVSSFLEDSLVDWARPALSRALADGDYDGVADPRLHGSYDPVEMARLVASAAAAVRHSAKKRPKMSQIVRALEGDMSLEDLNEGVRPGQSMAFGTAASAPSYKANRAPGQYTSDMERIRQAPMAIGESSGGAVTGFGRPSPIGIEGPFDDDELSPVKGPPRR encoded by the exons ATGTCGTCTAATTCTTCGACCAGCCCGCCGGCGGCTCCGTCGCCGACGAAGAGCAGACTTGCTCCttcggccgccccgccgccgtcagCGGACTCGCCGtccccaccgtcgccgccggtggCTTCGTCCTCGCCGGCTCCACCAGAGCGAAGCggctccttgccgccgccgccgccgccgaggtccCGGGGCTCTGCGATCTCGCCGGCCAAGACCCACTCTCcatctccaccaccaccaccaccagagcAATCGTCTAGAGGCTCACATGGCGGTGGcagtccgccgccgccaccggtttCTACGCACCGTGGCGGTCCCACCATGGTGGAAGTCGTtttcgccgctgccggcgccgcggcgctccTCGTCATCCTCATCGCCGCCTGCGTCTGCTGCTCGAGGAGgacggcgccgaggaggaggaagagaccCCACAATCCCATGCATTACTACGCCGACACGTCATCAGCGTATAAAG GGAGCAGCACGTACTACACAACGAGTGGGCCGCAGCAGCAATGGCAGAGCGACGCTGGCCAGGCGACGCCGATGAGCAGCTTCGGCCCGCCGGGGGGTGGCtggcacgcgccgccgcccgacatGACCTCCGGTGTGTACTccagctcgccgcggccgccgccttcacCACACGAGGCGCTGGGGCTCGGCAAGGGCACCTTCACCTACGAGCAGCTGGCGGCGGCCACAGCCAACTTCTCGCCGGCGAACCTGCTCGGGCAGGGCGGGTTCGGGTACGTGCACAAGGGCGTGCTCCCCGGCGGCAGGGTGGTGGCCGTGAAGCAGCTCAAGTCCGGGAGCGGGCAAGGGGAGCGCGAGTTCCAGGCCGAGGTGGACATCATCAGCCGGGTGCACCACCGGCACCTCGTGTCCCTCGTCGGCTACTGcatcgccggcgcgcggcgcatGCTCGTCTACGAGTTCGTGCccaacaggaccctcgagtTCCACCTCCACG GGAAAGGGCAGCCGGTGATGGAGTGTCCGACGAGACTCCGCATCGCGCTGGGGGCGGCGAAAGGACTCGCCTACCTGCACGAAGACT GCCATCCTCGGATCATTCACCGCGACATCAAGTCCGCCAACATTCTTCTCGACAACAACTTCGAAGCAATG GTCGCGGACTTCGGGCTGGCCAAGCTGACCTCCGACAGCAGCACGCACGTCTCGACCCGCGTCATGGGCACGTTCGGGTACCTGGCGCCGGAGTACGCGTCGAGCGGGAAGCTGACGGAGAAGTCGGACGTCTTCTCCTACGGCGTGATGCTGCTGGAGCTCCTCACGGGGCGGCGGCCCGTCGACGGCGGCACCGCCGTCAGCTCGTTCCTCGAGGACAGCCTCGTCGACTGG GCGAGGCCGGCCCTGTCGCGCGCGCTGGCCGACGGCGACTACGACGGCGTCGCGGACCCGAGGCTGCACGGCAGCTACGACCCCGTGGAGATGGCGCGGCTGGTCgccagcgccgcggccgccgtgcgcCACTCGGCCAAGAAGCGCCCCAAGATGAGCCAG ATCGTGAGGGCGCTGGAGGGGGACATGTCGCTGGAGGACCTGAACGAGGGGGTGCGGCCCGGGCAGAGCATGGCGTTCGGCACGGCGGCGTCAGCGCCCTCGTACAAGGCCAACAGGGCTCCCGGGCAGTACACGTCGGACATGGAGCGGATCAGGCAGGCGCCGATGGCGATCGGAGAGTCCAGTGGCGGCGCGGTCACCGGGTTCGGCCGTCCCTCGCCGATCGGGATCGAGGGGCCCTTCGACGACGACGAATTGAGTCCGGTGAAGGGTCCGCCGCGCCGGTAG
- the LOC120649581 gene encoding glucose-6-phosphate isomerase, cytosolic-like — protein sequence MASSALICDTEQWKALQAHVGAIQKTHLRDLMADADRCKAMTAEFEGIFLDYSRQQATGETIEKLLKLAEAAKLKEKIEKMFKGEKINTTENRSVLHVALRAPRDAVINSDGVNVVPEVWSVKDKIKQFSETFRSGSWVGATGKALTNVVSVGIGGSFLGPLFVHTALQTDPEAAECAKGRQLRFLANVDPVDVARSIKDLDPETTLVVVVSKTFTTAETMLNARTLKEWIISSLGPQAVSKHMIAVSTNLKLVKEFGIDPNNAFAFWDWVGGRYSVCSAVGVLPLSLQYGFPIVQKFLEGASSIDNHFHSSSFEKNIPVLLGLLSVWNVSFLGYPARAILPYSQALEKLAPHIQQLSMESNGKGVSIDGVPLPLETGEIDFGEPGTNGQHSFYQLIHQGRVIPCDFIGVVKSQQPVYLKGETVSNHDELMSNFFAQPDALAYGKTPEQLHSEKVPEHLIPHKTFKGNRPSLSLLLPTLSAYEIGQLLSIYEHRIAVQGFVWGINSFDQWGVELGKSLASQVRKQLHGSRMEGKPVEGFNHSTSSLLARYLAVQPPTPYDSTVLPKV from the exons ATGGCGTCGTCGGCGCTAATCTGCGACACGGAGCAGTGGAAGGCCCTTCAG GCGCATGTCGGCGCAATTCAGAAGACGCACCTGCGGGACCTGATGGCCGACGCCGACCGCTGCAAGGCCATGACGGC TGAGTTTGAAGGGATTTTTCTGGATTACTCGAGGCAGCAGGCGACAGGTGAAACCATTGAGAAGCTGCTCAAATTGGCAGAG GCTGCGAAGCTCAAGGAGAAGATTGAGAAGATGTTTAAAGGTGAAAAG ATAAATACCACAGAGAACAGGTCAGTGCTTCATGTAGCTCTAAGGGCTCCAAGAGATGCAGTCATAAACAGTGATGGGGTAAATGTGGTCCCTGAGGTTTGGAGTGTTAAAGATAAAATCAAGCAGTTTTCAGAGACTTTTAGAAGTGGATCATGG GTTGGGGCAACTGGAAAAGCATTGACAAATGTTGTGTCAGTTGGAATAGGTGGTAGCTTTCTTGGGCCTCTATTTGTGCATACTGCACTCCAAACTG ATCCAGAAGCAGCAGAATGTGCAAAAGGCCGGCAGCTGAGATT CCTTGCAAATGTTGATCCAGTTGACGTTGCACGAAGCATTAAAGATTTAGATCCTGAAACTACTCTTG TTGTGGTTGTATCGAAGACCTTCACAACTGCTGAAACAATGTTAAATGCTCGAACACTAAAGGAGTGGATCATCTCTTCCCTTGG GCCACAGGCTGTTTCAAAACATATGATTGCTGTCAGTACTAATCTTAAG CTTGTGAAGGAGTTTGGAATTGACCCAAACAATGCTTTTGCCTTCTGGGACTGGGTTGGCGGACGCTATAGTG TTTGCAGTGCTGTTGGTGTTCTGCCGTTATCTCTTCAGTATGGCTTTCCAATTGTCCAGAA ATTTTTGGAGGGCGCTTCGAGCATTGACAACCATTTCCACTCATCTTCATTTGAGAAAAATATACCT GTACTCCTTGGTTTGCTGAGCGTGTGGAATGTTTCATTTCTTGGTTACCCAGCTAGA GCAATATTACCATATTCCCAGGCGCTTGAGAAACTGGCACCACATATACAGCAG CTTAGTATGGAGAGTAATGGAAAAGGTGTCTCCATTGATGGTGTTCCACTTCCCTTGGAGACTGGTGAAATTGATTTTGGTGAACCTGGAACCAATGGCCAACACAGTTTCTATCAATTAATCCATCAG GGAAGGGTCATCCCTTGTGATTTTATTGGCGTTGTAAAAAGTCAGCAGCCTGTTTACTTGAAAG GGGAAACTGTGAGTAATCATGATGAACTGATGTCCAATTTCTTTGCCCAGCCTGATGCACTTGCTTATGGAAAG ACTCCTGAACAATTGCACAGTGAGAAAGTTCCAGAACATCTTATCCCTCATAAG ACTTTTAAGGGCAATCGGCCATCGCTAAGTTTGCTGCTGCCTACACTATCCGCATATGAGATTGGACAG CTTTTATCCATTTATGAGCACCGGATTGCAGTCCAGGGTTTCGTATGGGGAATCAACTCGTTTGATCAATGGGGAGTGGAGCTAGGGAAG TCACTAGCTTCTCAAGTGAGGAAACAGCTGCATGGATCCCGGATGGAAGGGAAGCCTGTGGAGGGCTTTAACCACAGTACTTCAAGTTTGCTAGCTAGATATCTCGCC GTCCAGCCACCCACCCCTTATGACAGTACCGTGCTGCCGAAGGTGTAG
- the LOC120648482 gene encoding succinate dehydrogenase [ubiquinone] flavoprotein subunit, mitochondrial-like, with the protein MQAHFSGTCQGVIALNMEDGTLHRFRASNTILATGGYGRAYFSATSAHTCTGDGNAMVARAGLPLQDLEFVQFHPTGIYGAGCLITEGSRGEGGILRNSEGEWFMERYAPTAKDLASRDVVSRSMTMEIREGRGVGPLKDHIYLHLNHLPPEVLKERLPGISETAAIFAGVDVTKEPIPVLPTVHYNMGGIPTNYHGEVLHIKGGDPDAVVPGLMADGEAACASVHGANRLGANSLLDIVVFGRACANRVSEISKPGGKQKPLGKDVGEKTTAWLDKLRNANGSLPTSKIRLNMQRVMQNNAAKQCPPSCELIIKAWESFHDVKISDRSLIWNSDLIETIELENLLINACITMHSAEARKESRGAHAREDFSTRDDENWMKHTLGYWENEKVRLAYRPVHMNTLDDEVQSFPPKARVY; encoded by the exons ATGCAGGCTCATTTTTCAGGCACCTGCCAGGGGGTAATTGCACTTAACATGGAGGATGGTACCCTGCATCGTTTCCGTGCTTCAAATACAATTCTAGCCACTGGA GGTTATGGTAGAGCCTACTTCTCAGCAACTTCAGCCCACACATGTACTGGTGATGGCAACGCTATGGTTGCGCGTGCCGGATTACCCCTTCAG GATCTTGAGTTTGTGCAGTTCCATCCTACAGGCATTTATGGCGCTGGATGCCTGATAACAGAAG GTTCACGGGGTGAAGGTGGCATTCTAAGGAACAGTGAAGGTGAGTGGTTTATGGAACGATATGCTCCAACTGCTAAAGATCTTGCATCTCGTGATGTTGTTTCGAGATCGATGACGATGGAAATTAGGGAGGGACGTGGCGTGG GACCACTGAAGGACCATATCTACCTACACCTCAACCATCTTCCTCCAGAAGTTCTCAAGGAAAGGCTTCCTGGTATATCTGAAACTGCTGCGATTTTCGCTGGCGTTGATGTCACCAAAGAACCCATTCCTGTTTTGCCTACTGTGCACTATAACATGGGTGGTATTCCGACAAATTATCATGGGGAG GTGCTGCATATCAAGGGTGGTGACCCAGATGCAGTTGTTCCTGGTCTGATGGCTGATGGGGAAGCTGCTTGTGCATCCGTCCATGGTGCTAACCGGCTTGGTGCAAATTCACTTCTTGATATAGTTGTGTTTGGGAGAGCTTGTGCAAACAGGGTTTCTGAGATATCAAAACCAG GAGGGAAGCAGAAGCCTCTTGGAAAAGATGTCGGAGAGAAGACTACTGCTTGGTTGGATAAGCTGAGGAATGCAAATGGATCATTGCCTACTTCAAAGATTCGTCTCAACATGCAACGTGTTATGCAAAACAATGCTGCAAAACAATGCCCTCCTA GCTGTGAATTGATTATCAAAGCATGGGAGAGTTTCCATGATGTCAAGATCAGTGACAGAAGTCTAATATG GAATTCAGACTTGATAGAGACCATAGAATTAGAAAACCTGCTTATAAATGCATGCATAACCATGCATTCAGCGGAGGCTCGCAAAGAGAGCAGAGGAGCTCATGCCCGTGAAGATTTTTCG ACAAGAGATGATGAGAACTGGATGAAGCACACGCTAGG GTATTGGGAGAACGAGAAGGTTCGACTAGCATACAGGCCAGTTCACATGAATACCTTGGATGATGAAGTTCAATCTTTCCCACCGAAAGCACGCGTTTACTAA
- the LOC120649580 gene encoding proline-rich receptor-like protein kinase PERK4 isoform X1 codes for MSSNSSTSPPAAPSPTKSRLAPSAAPPPSADSPSPPSPPVASSSPAPPERSGSLPPPPPPRSRGSAISPAKTHSPSPPPPPPEQSSRGSHGGGSPPPPPVSTHRGGPTMVEVVFAAAGAAALLVILIAACVCCSRRTAPRRRKRPHNPMHYYADTSSAYKDLLATTGSSTYYTTSGPQQQWQSDAGQATPMSSFGPPGGGWHAPPPDMTSGVYSSSPRPPPSPHEALGLGKGTFTYEQLAAATANFSPANLLGQGGFGYVHKGVLPGGRVVAVKQLKSGSGQGEREFQAEVDIISRVHHRHLVSLVGYCIAGARRMLVYEFVPNRTLEFHLHGKGQPVMECPTRLRIALGAAKGLAYLHEDCHPRIIHRDIKSANILLDNNFEAMVADFGLAKLTSDSSTHVSTRVMGTFGYLAPEYASSGKLTEKSDVFSYGVMLLELLTGRRPVDGGTAVSSFLEDSLVDWARPALSRALADGDYDGVADPRLHGSYDPVEMARLVASAAAAVRHSAKKRPKMSQIVRALEGDMSLEDLNEGVRPGQSMAFGTAASAPSYKANRAPGQYTSDMERIRQAPMAIGESSGGAVTGFGRPSPIGIEGPFDDDELSPVKGPPRR; via the exons ATGTCGTCTAATTCTTCGACCAGCCCGCCGGCGGCTCCGTCGCCGACGAAGAGCAGACTTGCTCCttcggccgccccgccgccgtcagCGGACTCGCCGtccccaccgtcgccgccggtggCTTCGTCCTCGCCGGCTCCACCAGAGCGAAGCggctccttgccgccgccgccgccgccgaggtccCGGGGCTCTGCGATCTCGCCGGCCAAGACCCACTCTCcatctccaccaccaccaccaccagagcAATCGTCTAGAGGCTCACATGGCGGTGGcagtccgccgccgccaccggtttCTACGCACCGTGGCGGTCCCACCATGGTGGAAGTCGTtttcgccgctgccggcgccgcggcgctccTCGTCATCCTCATCGCCGCCTGCGTCTGCTGCTCGAGGAGgacggcgccgaggaggaggaagagaccCCACAATCCCATGCATTACTACGCCGACACGTCATCAGCGTATAAAG ACTTGCTTGCAACCACAGGGAGCAGCACGTACTACACAACGAGTGGGCCGCAGCAGCAATGGCAGAGCGACGCTGGCCAGGCGACGCCGATGAGCAGCTTCGGCCCGCCGGGGGGTGGCtggcacgcgccgccgcccgacatGACCTCCGGTGTGTACTccagctcgccgcggccgccgccttcacCACACGAGGCGCTGGGGCTCGGCAAGGGCACCTTCACCTACGAGCAGCTGGCGGCGGCCACAGCCAACTTCTCGCCGGCGAACCTGCTCGGGCAGGGCGGGTTCGGGTACGTGCACAAGGGCGTGCTCCCCGGCGGCAGGGTGGTGGCCGTGAAGCAGCTCAAGTCCGGGAGCGGGCAAGGGGAGCGCGAGTTCCAGGCCGAGGTGGACATCATCAGCCGGGTGCACCACCGGCACCTCGTGTCCCTCGTCGGCTACTGcatcgccggcgcgcggcgcatGCTCGTCTACGAGTTCGTGCccaacaggaccctcgagtTCCACCTCCACG GGAAAGGGCAGCCGGTGATGGAGTGTCCGACGAGACTCCGCATCGCGCTGGGGGCGGCGAAAGGACTCGCCTACCTGCACGAAGACT GCCATCCTCGGATCATTCACCGCGACATCAAGTCCGCCAACATTCTTCTCGACAACAACTTCGAAGCAATG GTCGCGGACTTCGGGCTGGCCAAGCTGACCTCCGACAGCAGCACGCACGTCTCGACCCGCGTCATGGGCACGTTCGGGTACCTGGCGCCGGAGTACGCGTCGAGCGGGAAGCTGACGGAGAAGTCGGACGTCTTCTCCTACGGCGTGATGCTGCTGGAGCTCCTCACGGGGCGGCGGCCCGTCGACGGCGGCACCGCCGTCAGCTCGTTCCTCGAGGACAGCCTCGTCGACTGG GCGAGGCCGGCCCTGTCGCGCGCGCTGGCCGACGGCGACTACGACGGCGTCGCGGACCCGAGGCTGCACGGCAGCTACGACCCCGTGGAGATGGCGCGGCTGGTCgccagcgccgcggccgccgtgcgcCACTCGGCCAAGAAGCGCCCCAAGATGAGCCAG ATCGTGAGGGCGCTGGAGGGGGACATGTCGCTGGAGGACCTGAACGAGGGGGTGCGGCCCGGGCAGAGCATGGCGTTCGGCACGGCGGCGTCAGCGCCCTCGTACAAGGCCAACAGGGCTCCCGGGCAGTACACGTCGGACATGGAGCGGATCAGGCAGGCGCCGATGGCGATCGGAGAGTCCAGTGGCGGCGCGGTCACCGGGTTCGGCCGTCCCTCGCCGATCGGGATCGAGGGGCCCTTCGACGACGACGAATTGAGTCCGGTGAAGGGTCCGCCGCGCCGGTAG